ATGTATCTCCCCTCGTCGATCCTCGCTTCGAGGCTAACCGCAGCGTAACCGCGCTCGCTGCCTGCGTGTGGTCCTCGACCGCGGCTGCCAGGGAATTCCCAGGAAGCCGTCACTTCCGTACGCCCTAGATGGTTGATTCCTTGGTCAGTGGTCGTAGGCGGTTAGTGATCGTTTGCTGGTGACGCCGGTGGTCCAGTTGGTCCAGATGCCGGAGGTGAGGGCGAGGAGTCGCTGGGCGATGCGGGTGAAGACTCCGGTGGG
The nucleotide sequence above comes from Streptosporangiales bacterium. Encoded proteins:
- a CDS encoding IS982 family transposase, whose amino-acid sequence is PTGVFTRIAQRLLALTSGIWTNWTTGVTSKRSLTAYDH